The genomic window CGGCACCCCCAGGAACCTGTGGATCCTTTCAGCTGTCTCCTGGGGGAAAGTGACTATGTCCTCAAACCTCACCTGGAGGTAGGCCTCTGCCTGGAGGCTCCCACTGACCCGGAGCACTGCAGCAGTGTGTGCCAGCCACAGGTGAGCCAGCAGGAGGACGGCGCTGGCCTCCGAATGGGACAAGAGCCTCCGGATCATTCTGAACTCAGGGGCTGAGACTGGGCACCTGTCCCTGGTACTGCTACTGTTACCGTCCTCCTTGAATATCAGCGACAGGTGTTGAGGAATGTTTTTAAGGGAGTAAAAGCTGGGTTTACTGTTATAGAGCATGAGATAGATCCACGCCCGGGGGTCTCTGACTACATTGATGGTCCTCAGGGACGTGCCCACCACCTCCTGAAGGAAGGGGAGTTTGAGCCCCCAGCTTCCACTCCTCATGTTGAGGACCACACGGGCATTGGGGTACTCACTGACGTGGCGCCTCATCTCCCTGACGTACTCAGCATCCCGATCAAGGCTGCCCCTCATCTTGCCCCTCAGCTCGGCGGCAGGCTCCTTCCTCCTGGTCCTCTTCCTCCTGTCACTGCCGGGGCCTGGGGCTCTCTGGGGCAGCTTGGCCCTGCTACTCTCCACTAGCTGGATGTTCTGCAAGTGCAGCTTGGTGTTGTGGACCAGAGAGTGCAGCCAGCCCTGGATGATTTTAAAGCGTCCGCGCAGGGCGTCCGTTCTGAACCACTCACAGGCATCAACCAGCGAGTCAAATTCGAACTCGGTCTCTGGAATGTCTACATGCTCCGTGGGGACCCGAATGTAAACAAAGTCGGAGCTGTTGTCAAAAAGGTTCTTAAGTATTTCAGATCCTGAGCCAGGCAGGGTCGTTATGACAACGGTTGGCAGGGCAAAGCGATGTTGATCATAAAGTCTGATTTGTTTGCTGACCTCTGGGTCAGTGCTGACACCTTTCCATTTGACCCCACATAGGAGTTGATCGCAGGTgtttgacacaaacaacaacgcaGCTATCCACAGTATGAGCACCGAGAACAGAGCATAGCGCATCAGTCTACTGAAGCACACATAGAACTTTCTCTGCAGGGTCAAAAAAACAATAGCAACACAAAGTATCACCCCCGCTATCACATTGACTGTGAATCCAAAATCAAACAGCTGATTGTCCACTGTGTTTTGTTTCGGAACCAGTTGAGTCCCCAGGCCATATCGAATGATCTGATGTCTGTCTTCCACTTTGGCATAACCCCCAAATCCTAAATAACTTAATCTTGTTCCTATGTCTTTATAGTTTGTAACAACTGAAACTATTTTCTCTGTGTTGTTTATAACTAGAGATAGTCTGACACCATTTTTGCTACTGTCCAGAAATCGACAGTTGGACACTTTGACATAAGGTCCATGCATCACATAGGCCACTCGGCTTACTGTGGCCCTCATGGGGAAAGTGACATTAACATACTGTGTCCACCTCTTTTTGAACTCCGCAGCCTGCTCGGCCTCCTGTATCCTAGTATCTGGGCTGAGACCCTGACTGTCAAACCAGAACATTTTATAATGAGCATCCCACACATCCATCAACGCCCCATTGTACTTGTCCATGAATTTATAGGGGACATATTTGAAGTCAATGTCGAGGTTGTGGAAGAACGCACTTTGCGAGGTGATGGGCGAATCGTCCAGCTTCTCAACATGGTCCAGTACTAGCAAGGTCTGGGAGTTGAGCAGCACAAGGGCCCTGTAGACACTCCTCAGCCGCATGGCAGGAGAGTAAGCTGGGGCTGCCTCCCCACTTACAaacatagtgtctctatgggagGAGGCAGCGATCAGCTCCCCAGCAGCATCCCCTACCCCTTCATCTGTCCAGCGCAGCCATTTAGCACACTCCCCCAGCTGGCCCTCCCATGGAGCGTTACACTGGCTGCTGGGAGAGGGGCCGAACACCAGCACATTGTTCAGATAACTGTACTTAGGTCCGTAAAGTGCTTCAGACACAAATACCTGTCCGTTAGGGGCAAAAGTGAAGGAGTTTTGGTCCGGGTGCTCGTGGCCTGGGTTGAAGCTATTCCAGCCGTCCAGCCATGAATAGGGCTTTGCATGAACGATGTCATACACGGCACGGCCACCCAGCTTCCCAGATTTAAAGGAGACAAATGTGTTTCCCTGACCGTTGGGCAGCCCGGCTCCGTACGTCACCACACCCCAGTTGGAGAAAATATGCATCCTGGCTTTACCAAAGCCATGGGGAGGTTGTGCAGTGAGATGGGCATTGTACCAGATGTACTCAGTGTGTAGGGTAGTCCAGCGCTGGGCAGAGGACTGACCCATGGGACCGTCTTTGGGCCTGTGCTTTCTAATCTGCTGGGCTAGCCAGTTCCCAGTGCCGTTTCGTATAACAAATGTGTCTAGGAACACCAGCTGGCTCTCTGGGCCGTAGAACCAGTTGTAGTTGGAGTCGGCTATGCCCACAGTCCTCTGAAAGCCGGGCAGAAGAGTGGCATAGTAGAACCAGAAGTGTTCCCGCAGCcagttgttctgtgtgttgtcaATGTTGAAATGACGTTGCGCTAAGAAAACATACTGAGTGATCGACTTGGCTGTATAGCTCCCGTATGCCACGCCCTCATCCAGTGACCCGTCTACAACGTGGTTTAGGAGAAACATGGTCTTCTCCATATAATTGACTGACACCTGTTTCCAAACCATTGTTTCTGGGTCATCATGGGCGCCGACCACAATAGCCCCAGTCAAGATGGCTAATATGTTAGTGGTTTGATGATTTTGGAGATACTGCTTCCCCCAACCCCTATACTTAGATGTTTCATACAGCTCCTCTGTCTCAGAGCGAATTCTCTTGAGGTAAACATCCCGTCGTTGCTCGTCCAGGAACGAGTAAATAAAGTCATATGCGGTGGCAAACCCAGTAAGTGAGTGTGCCAAGGGCACCTCATCATTGGGAGCACTGGTCACCTTCCAGTCCGGGTAATTTGCCATTCTATCCATAAACTTAATGAGAAACTGCAGGGCACCTGAATCCTCTGGGCACAGCAGGCAATACAGAGCAAGGGGGGGTAGGTTGTTCCCGTAAATCTCATTCCACTTGCTAGTAAACTCCTCATGTTTTGCAGGGGGCATGTAAAGGGGCACATTGGACAGCATGGTCAGGACCGCTGCTCTGATTACTTTGAAAATGTGGCTGTGTGTGCTGGACGATCTTTGCCTCATAAGCTGTACATCAACTTGGTTGAAATACAGGTTGGGATGAGAATCGGTAGATTGAAGTTTCCGATGCTCTGATGCTTTACCCTGGGTGAGTTTGAGCGGCACCAAATCATccgtaaaaatatatttttcggACGCATTGAATACACCCGAAAAGGCCATTCCCACTGCCAAGAGTGCCAGTAAAAATATATAGCACCCTATCCATTTTTTTGCCATGGTCCAAgacattttgttgttgtgttgtttataTTATCATATCTTTTTTGAAGCTGAATGGCAAATTTAAGTATGTTTCAAAAACTTCAGAAATGTATTTTGGAGACATATTCAAATATATATGAGATGTGTTTTCTGACAGTTCAATCTCacattctatttttttttaaaacgacAGACTATATTATTTCACAATAAAATAGCATGCATTCTACAATACCAGTCAGCGTCAATAATTGCCAGGAGGCCAGAGCTTGACAGCACTAATGTTCTGCCTACTGTATAGGCTACTCCAGTCCAATACCGTACACAAACGCACAATGTCCATCTCCACTTGGCAAGGTTTGAAAACGCAGCAGACAGATAAAGTTGTGGAGGTGTGGACATCTGTTCTAACCCATAAAATAAGAGTACAATCAAACAACAATTTTACATAAATATTTTAGAAAAATTAAACATAGAATTATCCATGAATCTTTTCCGTTTTTGCCGGCACGTTGTCCAGCCTCACTGGAGTGTGGCGCATGGAGTGACTGGCATCTCTCCTGCTGCGAGCAGCAGCAAACTCGTATTCATCtctccccaaaaaaacatttcctccTGGAAAAACATCAGTCAGCCCCAGTCCGTGTCCGGTCCAATCACAGACACCCAAAGGCTTTTTATTCTCCTCGATCGAGCTGAAATATCCACAAACCAAAGAAAATAGCGCATTTCCGCATTTAACATTGCGAGCTGTCGCGATGATGTACTGTCCCAATCCAAGGTTTAGTCGTTTTCCATTCTAAAATTATGTATTTTCCCCTATTCGCAGTTTGTCTTCTTTCCCAAACCAACGAACGTTAGATTAAGTAGGCTAGTTAAAAAGGGAAAGTTGTCGTCACTGCCAACCAAGTATTCAAAGAAAGAGACATAACattgtcaataaaaaaaaaaatacattcccAAAAATAGACAAACGTTCAGGCTGGAAAATCCTTGCAGCCTAATCAGCTGCTTTGCGCTCGCTTTCTCCACTCCGGCATATATACTGCATCACACAACAATTGCGGTTGAACATGTATGTATCTTGCTGCGTCTGATGTCTCCGTCCTACTTACAGTATTACAGTGTGATATTGTTTTCTAGCAGTCAGTGAAAATGTACACCTTACTACCTGTAGAGGGAGCCGTGATTTTGGAAGTGCGCTCTCAGATTTCCCTGCGCGAGAATGCAGCTGTGAAATGTGAAGTTCAATGAGTTGCAGATTATTGTGTAAAAACAACGCACAACAGACCCGCTGCCCCAAATTGGAATTACTCTATTGTGAGTTAATACTTTTAGCCTACATTAAATTAGTAGGAAACCTATATGTCCAAAAACCTGTTGATGGATCTTGCCTATAATGAATGTCAATCACACCGACAATACTGTGTAAATGTTTAATTACAGCGTCATTGAAGTCTAATAACAATCAGCATTACCTAATTACTCTGCCACTGCATGGGCACCTTAATCAGTGCCAGGATGCCATGTACTTTAGAAAATCAGAAAAGTAATTAGCCTACTGAAAGGACCATAACAGTAAACAACACATGTGAGAAGATAAGACATGTATTCACTGTTGGAAattttgtgtttttatttcacAGTTGCTGCCTTTGACTTTTTACTCATTGCCAGACCCTTACAAGCTCATAGTGTCTACATGGAAGATATTCTGTGGGGA from Oncorhynchus mykiss isolate Arlee chromosome 15, USDA_OmykA_1.1, whole genome shotgun sequence includes these protein-coding regions:
- the LOC110489883 gene encoding dermatan-sulfate epimerase-like protein, producing the protein MSWTMAKKWIGCYIFLLALLAVGMAFSGVFNASEKYIFTDDLVPLKLTQGKASEHRKLQSTDSHPNLYFNQVDVQLMRQRSSSTHSHIFKVIRAAVLTMLSNVPLYMPPAKHEEFTSKWNEIYGNNLPPLALYCLLCPEDSGALQFLIKFMDRMANYPDWKVTSAPNDEVPLAHSLTGFATAYDFIYSFLDEQRRDVYLKRIRSETEELYETSKYRGWGKQYLQNHQTTNILAILTGAIVVGAHDDPETMVWKQVSVNYMEKTMFLLNHVVDGSLDEGVAYGSYTAKSITQYVFLAQRHFNIDNTQNNWLREHFWFYYATLLPGFQRTVGIADSNYNWFYGPESQLVFLDTFVIRNGTGNWLAQQIRKHRPKDGPMGQSSAQRWTTLHTEYIWYNAHLTAQPPHGFGKARMHIFSNWGVVTYGAGLPNGQGNTFVSFKSGKLGGRAVYDIVHAKPYSWLDGWNSFNPGHEHPDQNSFTFAPNGQVFVSEALYGPKYSYLNNVLVFGPSPSSQCNAPWEGQLGECAKWLRWTDEGVGDAAGELIAASSHRDTMFVSGEAAPAYSPAMRLRSVYRALVLLNSQTLLVLDHVEKLDDSPITSQSAFFHNLDIDFKYVPYKFMDKYNGALMDVWDAHYKMFWFDSQGLSPDTRIQEAEQAAEFKKRWTQYVNVTFPMRATVSRVAYVMHGPYVKVSNCRFLDSSKNGVRLSLVINNTEKIVSVVTNYKDIGTRLSYLGFGGYAKVEDRHQIIRYGLGTQLVPKQNTVDNQLFDFGFTVNVIAGVILCVAIVFLTLQRKFYVCFSRLMRYALFSVLILWIAALLFVSNTCDQLLCGVKWKGVSTDPEVSKQIRLYDQHRFALPTVVITTLPGSGSEILKNLFDNSSDFVYIRVPTEHVDIPETEFEFDSLVDACEWFRTDALRGRFKIIQGWLHSLVHNTKLHLQNIQLVESSRAKLPQRAPGPGSDRRKRTRRKEPAAELRGKMRGSLDRDAEYVREMRRHVSEYPNARVVLNMRSGSWGLKLPFLQEVVGTSLRTINVVRDPRAWIYLMLYNSKPSFYSLKNIPQHLSLIFKEDGNSSSTRDRCPVSAPEFRMIRRLLSHSEASAVLLLAHLWLAHTAAVLRVSGSLQAEAYLQVRFEDIVTFPQETAERIHRFLGVPVTPAALNQLMFTTSTNLYNLMYEGDISPANINIWRQNMPRKDIRLIEDTCGVVMKRLGYSRFIS